Proteins encoded within one genomic window of Alteribacter populi:
- the hpaB gene encoding 4-hydroxyphenylacetate 3-monooxygenase, oxygenase component — MGAKTGQEYINRLKKANNNIYLHGERVDDVTEHPGLKNVVKSMARLYDLQFEQEEKMLYTSPSSGNKVGMTFLQPKSVDDLIKRRVAIQEWARTSGGMMGRSPDYLNSEVMAMGMNNELFTEADPMFADNARKYYEFARENDISLTHTLIHPQVNRGKAQHQQKDANVALHLVEKNKDGIIVDGIRLLATQGGITDEILVFPSTVKKAGELDDPYSLAFAVPNNTPGLKFLSRESFDYGKSEWDHPMSSRFEEGDAIVSFENVFVPWERVFVCGNSSICNRTFRETNAVVHMSHQVVAKNIVKTEFLLGTVLSIMDAIGIDQFQHVQDKGTEIMLTLETMKSHLYRAEHNAKLDASGTMTPDFEALNAARNWYPRVYPRLVEILRVLGASGMMGIPTEADFANEDIGPILHRGLQAKNLEGYERVQLFRLAWDMTMSAFGSRQMHYEYYFFGDPVRMGMTYFEGYEKETYKQYVQDFLNQVPANKPNLSKV, encoded by the coding sequence ATGGGAGCTAAAACAGGCCAGGAATATATCAATCGCTTGAAAAAAGCGAATAACAATATTTATCTTCACGGAGAGCGTGTGGATGATGTCACGGAGCATCCGGGGCTAAAAAATGTCGTCAAATCGATGGCACGCCTTTACGATTTGCAGTTTGAGCAAGAGGAAAAGATGCTCTATACGTCACCGTCTTCAGGAAACAAAGTCGGGATGACCTTTTTGCAGCCAAAATCGGTGGATGATTTGATCAAGCGTCGTGTGGCGATTCAAGAATGGGCACGTACGTCAGGTGGGATGATGGGACGCTCACCAGATTACTTGAACTCGGAAGTCATGGCGATGGGAATGAACAATGAGCTTTTCACAGAAGCAGATCCGATGTTTGCGGATAACGCGCGCAAGTATTATGAGTTTGCCCGTGAGAATGACATTAGCTTAACGCATACGCTCATTCACCCTCAGGTAAACCGTGGAAAAGCGCAGCATCAGCAAAAGGATGCCAACGTAGCCCTTCACTTAGTGGAAAAAAATAAAGATGGCATTATCGTTGATGGCATTCGTTTGCTTGCGACACAAGGCGGAATTACCGACGAAATTCTCGTGTTCCCGTCCACTGTGAAAAAAGCAGGAGAGCTAGACGATCCGTACTCGCTCGCGTTTGCGGTTCCAAATAATACACCGGGCTTGAAGTTTTTGAGCCGTGAGTCGTTTGATTACGGTAAGAGCGAATGGGATCATCCGATGTCGTCTCGTTTTGAAGAAGGTGATGCGATTGTCTCGTTTGAAAATGTCTTTGTTCCGTGGGAGCGTGTCTTTGTTTGTGGTAACTCGTCGATTTGTAACCGGACCTTTAGAGAAACAAATGCGGTCGTTCATATGTCCCATCAAGTGGTTGCCAAAAACATCGTGAAAACCGAATTTTTACTTGGTACTGTTTTGAGCATTATGGATGCGATCGGAATCGACCAGTTCCAGCACGTGCAAGACAAAGGAACGGAGATCATGCTTACTCTTGAGACGATGAAGTCTCACCTTTATCGTGCGGAGCATAACGCGAAGCTCGATGCATCGGGAACGATGACGCCGGATTTTGAAGCGCTGAATGCGGCAAGGAACTGGTATCCGCGTGTATATCCTCGTCTCGTTGAGATTCTCCGGGTGCTTGGAGCTTCGGGCATGATGGGAATTCCAACTGAAGCCGATTTTGCAAACGAGGACATCGGTCCAATCCTTCACCGTGGATTGCAAGCGAAGAATCTAGAAGGCTACGAGCGTGTGCAATTGTTCCGTCTTGCCTGGGATATGACGATGAGTGCATTCGGAAGCCGGCAAATGCACTATGAGTACTATTTCTTTGGGGACCCGGTCCGCATGGGGATGACCTATTTTGAAGGCTATGAAAAAGAAACGTATAAGCAGTACGTACAAGATTTTCTAAATCAAGTTCCGGCTAATAAGCCGAATCTATCGAAAGTGTAA